In Poecile atricapillus isolate bPoeAtr1 chromosome 12, bPoeAtr1.hap1, whole genome shotgun sequence, one DNA window encodes the following:
- the DLG3 gene encoding disks large homolog 3 isoform X5: MMNSSMSSGSGSLRTSEKRSLYVRALFDYDRTRDSCLPSQGLSFSYGDILHVINASDDEWWQARLVTPHGESEQIGVIPSKKRVEKKERARLKTVKFHARTGMIESNRSIKTKRKKSFRLSRKFPFYKSKENLAQESSGQEQGVTSNTSDSESSSKGQEDTILSYEPVTRQEIHYARPVIILGPTKDRINDDLISEFPHKFGSCVPHTTRPRRENEVDGQDYHFVVSREQMEKDIQDNKFIEAGQFNDNLYGTSIQSVRAVAERGKHCILDVSGNAIKRLRQAQLYPIAIFIKPKSIEALMEMNRRQTYEQANKVFDKAMKLEQEFGEYFTAIVQGDSLEEIYSKIKQIIEDQSGHYIWVPSPEKL; the protein is encoded by the exons ATGATGAACAGCAGCATGAGCTCCGGCTCCGGCTCACTCCGGACAAGCGAGAAGAGATCGCTCTATGTCCG AGCCCTGTTTGACTATGACCGGACCCGGGACAGTTGCTTGCCCAGCCAGGGGCTCAGCTTCTCCTACGGGGATATCCTGCACGTCATCAATGCCTCTGATGACGAGTGGTGGCAAGCCAGGCTCGTCACACCCCACGGCGAGAGCGAGCAGATTGGGGTCATCCCCAGCAAGAAGAG ggtggaaaagaaggagagAGCACGGTTGAAAACAGTGAAGTTCCACGCCAGGACTGGCATGATTGAGTCTAACAGG TCGATCAAAACGAAACGTAAAAAGAGTTTTCGCCTCTCTCGAAAGTTTCCATTTTACAAGAGCAAAGAGAACCTGGCCCAGGAGAGCAGCGGACAGGAAC AGGGCGTGACATCAAACACCAGTGACAGCGAGAGCAGTTCCA AAGGACAAGAGGACACCATCCTGTCGTACGAGCCAGTGACACGGCAAGAAA TTCACTACGCGAGGCCGGTGATCATCCTGGGGCCGACAAAGGACCGAATTAACGATGACCTCATCTCTGAATTCCCACACAAGTTTGGTTCCTGCGTGCCCC ACACCACCAGGCCTCGGCGCGAGAACGAGGTGGACGGACAGGACTATCACTTTGTCGTGTCCCGGGAGCAGATGGAGAAAGACATCCAGGACAACAAGTTCATAGAGGCTGGGCAGTTCAATGACAATCTCTATGGGACCAGCATCCAGTCAGTGCGAGCGGTGGCAGAGAGG GGGAAGCACTGCATCCTGGATGTGTCTGGCAATGCTATCAAGAGGTTGCGACAAGCACAACTTTATCCCATTGCCATTTTCATCAAACCAAAATCCATTGAAGCCCTCAT GGAGATGAACCGGAGACAGACATATGAACAGGCCAACAAGGTCTTTGACAAAGCCATGAAACTTGAGCAAGAGTTCGGAGAATATTTTACAG CCATTGTACAAGGAGACTCTCTTGAGGAAATCTACAGCAAAATCAAACAGATCATTGAGGACCAGTCCGGGCACTACATCTGGGTCCCGTCCCCAGAGAAACTCTGA